One Paracoccus aminophilus JCM 7686 genomic window carries:
- a CDS encoding response regulator: MRGRDSKGLVLCIDDEADLLRDLADELREAGYGALEVASGEEALEQLARVQPDLILCDISMPGMDGYAVLQAVKAAGGPNAAIPFVFLTALAERQQIIDGKRLGADDYLVKPIDYDLMLATVEARLRQLKLWPDRGTGPVEPHWSDTGSPEAMSVLDVLATPVVVTDAERRVHFANIAARKLVEEMDGLVLDGGFCATHDTENRKLGIWLRELGTGEGEVAALTISAVSGEHDVSLFGVALQSDHADPRIAVFLGNRQRPPLPRPETLSAVYGLTPTEARISLLLAGGAKPAAIAATLGVSATTVAFHLRNIFEKTGADRQATLVGLLFSCPAISAIPD, encoded by the coding sequence ATGCGCGGGCGTGACAGCAAGGGGCTTGTCCTGTGTATCGACGACGAGGCCGATCTTTTGCGCGATCTGGCCGATGAACTGCGTGAGGCCGGTTATGGTGCGCTTGAGGTGGCCAGTGGCGAGGAGGCGCTGGAACAGCTTGCCCGCGTGCAGCCCGATCTGATCCTTTGTGACATCTCGATGCCGGGCATGGATGGCTATGCGGTGCTTCAGGCCGTAAAAGCGGCCGGTGGTCCCAATGCGGCGATCCCCTTCGTCTTCCTGACGGCGCTGGCTGAGCGTCAGCAGATCATCGACGGCAAGCGGCTTGGTGCGGATGATTATCTGGTCAAGCCCATCGACTATGATCTGATGCTGGCAACTGTCGAGGCGCGGCTCAGGCAGCTGAAACTCTGGCCGGATCGCGGCACCGGTCCAGTAGAGCCGCACTGGTCTGACACAGGTTCGCCAGAAGCGATGAGCGTTCTCGATGTGCTGGCGACGCCGGTGGTCGTGACCGATGCCGAGCGGCGTGTCCATTTTGCCAACATTGCCGCCCGCAAACTCGTCGAAGAAATGGATGGTCTGGTGCTGGATGGCGGGTTTTGTGCAACCCATGATACCGAGAACCGCAAACTCGGCATCTGGTTGAGGGAACTCGGGACAGGCGAGGGAGAGGTTGCCGCACTGACCATTTCAGCCGTTTCAGGTGAGCATGATGTGTCGCTTTTCGGTGTCGCATTGCAGAGCGACCATGCAGATCCGCGCATCGCGGTGTTTCTGGGAAACAGACAGCGGCCGCCGCTGCCGCGGCCGGAAACGCTGTCCGCAGTTTACGGTCTGACACCGACCGAAGCGCGGATCTCGCTGCTGCTTGCCGGTGGCGCGAAACCTGCGGCGATTGCGGCAACCCTTGGTGTATCTGCCACGACCGTCGCCTTCCACCTGCGCAACATCTTCGAGAAGACCGGCGCAGATCGTCAGGCTACCTTGGTTGGCCTGCTTTTCTCTTGCCCTGCGATATCTGCGATACCCGACTAA
- a CDS encoding sensor histidine kinase, which yields MRERARQFAGVVLPLLTIAVFATVLVLSFRQLSMTQSTLRIELTQNMLWVISRAEAANLRLIEETAWAAQGDASQIHRALDIWFSRTQILLDEPQRGRMTHLGFEDTLARIEAAMAHLEVDLARVLTGDLAALDRVSESLQPLAMQLGRAANRAMTAEWEDIGRQLDQTASGMRQIGLSLAVIAGAGLVLVLSLALTARASNRRAAQLQAERAFSQLLVSAGDRGIVAFDTAGQCTLWNGAMETLFGLRADEALGRSSAEIAGFFATQHIAAMLQDILGGRARVAVDQSVFDRDGGEPHLIDLMGFPLRRDSQIVGAVLIASDVTERHDAQRSLARHRDQLEIEVARRTEELDAALIRERASLDIYRNFAAMISHQFRTPLAVIDSSLQRLMRRGSAVDTVEISERTTRARAAVAQLVRLIESIFDAARFDAGQVTTEAHSVDVAALMTGLVTRAEHDFEPIDIEVRPPEGLILATGDATQLEHILLNLLSNARKYSDPGEKIQVTIEAKAEKVSVIVSNTGDIAPADRPHVFDRYYRGSRVEGVSGIGLGLYMARSLARIQGGDLTLLETAPGTVAFGLTLPRAGADGAQLLEGGSHARA from the coding sequence GTGAGGGAGCGCGCCCGCCAGTTTGCCGGGGTGGTGCTGCCGCTTTTGACAATCGCGGTCTTTGCGACGGTTCTGGTGTTGTCCTTCCGCCAGCTCTCAATGACCCAAAGCACGCTGAGGATTGAACTGACCCAGAACATGCTCTGGGTGATCTCGCGAGCCGAGGCCGCAAACCTGCGGCTGATCGAGGAGACGGCTTGGGCTGCTCAGGGGGATGCCAGCCAGATACACCGGGCGCTCGATATCTGGTTTTCGCGCACGCAGATCCTGCTCGACGAGCCGCAGCGTGGGCGCATGACCCATCTCGGGTTCGAGGACACGCTTGCCCGCATTGAAGCGGCCATGGCCCACCTCGAAGTCGATCTTGCGCGGGTTCTGACCGGCGATCTTGCGGCCCTCGATCGCGTGTCGGAATCGCTGCAACCGCTGGCGATGCAACTGGGTCGCGCGGCCAACCGCGCCATGACTGCCGAATGGGAAGATATCGGCAGGCAGCTGGACCAGACCGCAAGCGGGATGCGCCAGATTGGTCTTTCGCTGGCGGTGATTGCCGGGGCCGGGCTGGTCCTCGTCCTGTCGCTGGCGCTGACCGCGCGGGCGTCGAACCGACGCGCGGCGCAGCTTCAGGCCGAACGCGCCTTTTCCCAGCTGTTGGTCAGCGCCGGGGATCGTGGAATCGTGGCGTTTGACACTGCCGGTCAATGCACCTTGTGGAACGGGGCTATGGAGACGTTGTTCGGCCTGCGCGCAGATGAGGCGCTTGGCCGCAGCTCCGCCGAGATCGCCGGTTTCTTCGCCACGCAGCATATCGCCGCCATGCTGCAGGACATCTTGGGGGGCCGCGCCCGCGTCGCGGTCGACCAGTCGGTGTTCGACCGTGATGGAGGAGAGCCGCATCTCATCGACCTGATGGGCTTTCCCCTTCGACGGGACAGTCAGATTGTGGGCGCGGTACTGATCGCCTCGGATGTCACCGAACGCCACGATGCGCAGCGGTCGCTGGCGCGGCACCGCGATCAGCTGGAAATCGAGGTTGCGCGGCGCACCGAGGAGTTGGATGCCGCCTTGATCCGCGAACGGGCGTCTCTCGACATCTACCGAAACTTTGCCGCGATGATCTCGCACCAGTTCCGCACCCCGCTGGCGGTGATCGACTCCAGCCTGCAACGGCTGATGCGGCGCGGAAGCGCGGTCGACACCGTCGAGATCTCCGAGCGGACCACACGCGCAAGGGCGGCTGTCGCGCAACTGGTGCGCCTGATTGAAAGCATTTTCGATGCCGCGCGTTTTGATGCGGGCCAGGTTACGACTGAGGCGCACAGCGTCGATGTTGCGGCTCTCATGACCGGGTTGGTGACTCGGGCCGAGCACGATTTCGAGCCGATAGACATCGAGGTTCGTCCCCCGGAGGGCCTTATATTGGCGACCGGGGATGCAACGCAGCTCGAGCATATCCTGCTCAACCTGCTGTCCAATGCCCGCAAATACTCTGATCCCGGAGAGAAGATCCAAGTGACCATTGAAGCAAAAGCCGAGAAGGTTTCGGTCATTGTCAGCAATACCGGCGATATCGCCCCTGCGGACCGCCCACATGTGTTTGACCGCTATTACCGGGGCAGCCGGGTAGAGGGGGTCAGTGGTATCGGGCTTGGTCTCTATATGGCCCGCAGTCTGGCGCGCATTCAGGGGGGCGATCTGACCCTGTTGGAAACAGCGCCCGGAACGGTCGCATTCGGGCTGACCCTGCCCCGGGCCGGAGCGGACGGGGCACAACTGCTTGAAGGAGGGAGCCATGCGCGGGCGTGA
- a CDS encoding molybdopterin-dependent oxidoreductase has product MRKLRIFTAALAWLALTTGISVAQDIHYSVDNGTSSNTIYEDQIMALPMHEISTTTSVTEGVQQFEGVLMRDLLALMPRHEPGDIVVVGALNDYEVEIPIEDFIRFDVILAHSMNGTRLTPRDKGPWWIIYPRDDHEELQDIRYDTRWVWQLNRLDIR; this is encoded by the coding sequence TTGAGAAAGCTGCGGATTTTCACCGCCGCCCTTGCCTGGCTGGCCCTGACCACCGGCATCTCGGTCGCACAGGATATTCACTATTCTGTAGATAATGGCACGAGCTCGAACACGATCTATGAGGACCAGATCATGGCCCTGCCAATGCACGAGATCTCCACCACGACCTCGGTCACAGAAGGGGTCCAGCAGTTCGAGGGCGTGTTGATGCGCGATCTTCTGGCGCTCATGCCGCGCCATGAACCGGGCGATATCGTCGTCGTCGGGGCGCTGAACGATTACGAGGTCGAAATCCCGATCGAGGATTTCATCCGCTTTGACGTGATCCTTGCCCACAGCATGAACGGCACTCGCCTCACTCCGCGTGACAAGGGGCCGTGGTGGATCATCTATCCCCGGGATGACCACGAGGAATTGCAGGACATCCGCTATGATACCCGCTGGGTCTGGCAGCTGAACCGGCTCGACATCCGGTGA
- a CDS encoding vWA domain-containing protein encodes MKRILLAGVAALGLAIPAIAQQRPDTILVLDASGSMWGQIDGVNKITIARDVVRDFVAAFPADENLGLVAYGHRERGQCSDIETIVSPARGTGEDIARIVAELNPRGMTPMTDAVIAAAQALRHTEQAATVILISDGIETCNPDPCAAARALNEAGVDFTAHVIGFDVRGEAEALLQMQCIADETGGRFLTADNAEELYGALEQLAVVESGVFSFAAYQNHERMGPEPVFFRPDQEISAEYLAGNVSWEISDTEASYVQTLTGNPAQLDLPFGDYVVTVTTEAWDQPVQTEMNFAAESIHNLSVMFPPREPELAELTLRAVLDSASGPLIDTPITWEFTQGDDSFEFDGNPGVMEVRPGTWTVTGYHAAMELEQSQTLTLAEGQRATQAFVFETPAAPLPAATVTAPAQVVVGSAFGVSWMAEGALQERDYVTIVPVGAEAGAYTNFDRLQGRSEGQLRAPAEPGLYEVRLQTEHGKAVLAMTPVEVVDASVSVSGPAQVVIGSAFRVTWGAEGLHPRDYVTIVPMGAEDGAYTNYTRLEGKTEGSLRAPAEAGLYELRLQMENVGRVLARAPIEVVEAEVTVSAPAQVLVGSAFEVSWSAEGLHPRDYVTIVPMGAAEGEYTDYDRLEGQSSGSLRAPIEPGLYEVRLQMENRGRVLARTPVEVADGEVTLSGPERVRAGGDVAVSWTGAIHPRDYITIVPAGTADGEYAAYTRVGDASQGRMTAPEEPGAYEIRYQLENAGRVMARASLEVLASDAALDDGAGLQAPATGKPGEVITVSWTGGNDSADQRVALARADQADFSWISAETAIGRTSTQISLPDAPGRYELRFLDVAGQAVLGRSIIEVAP; translated from the coding sequence ATGAAACGCATTCTTCTTGCAGGGGTAGCTGCCCTTGGCCTCGCCATACCAGCCATTGCGCAACAGCGCCCTGATACGATCCTTGTCCTTGACGCATCCGGCTCGATGTGGGGCCAGATCGACGGCGTGAACAAAATCACCATCGCCCGTGATGTGGTACGTGATTTCGTGGCGGCTTTCCCGGCCGACGAGAACCTTGGCCTTGTCGCTTATGGCCATCGCGAACGCGGCCAGTGTTCCGATATCGAGACCATCGTCTCGCCCGCACGCGGCACCGGCGAAGATATCGCGAGGATCGTGGCCGAGTTGAACCCGCGCGGCATGACGCCGATGACCGATGCGGTGATCGCGGCGGCGCAGGCGCTGCGCCATACCGAACAGGCGGCGACCGTGATCCTGATCTCGGACGGGATCGAGACCTGCAATCCCGACCCTTGCGCGGCCGCCCGTGCGCTGAACGAAGCCGGCGTCGATTTCACCGCCCATGTCATCGGTTTTGACGTGCGCGGCGAGGCCGAGGCGCTGCTCCAGATGCAATGCATCGCCGATGAGACTGGCGGCCGCTTCCTGACCGCCGACAATGCCGAGGAACTCTATGGCGCGCTGGAACAGCTTGCGGTCGTTGAATCCGGCGTCTTCAGCTTTGCCGCGTATCAGAACCACGAGCGCATGGGGCCAGAGCCGGTCTTCTTCCGGCCGGACCAGGAGATTTCGGCCGAGTATCTCGCGGGCAATGTCAGCTGGGAGATCTCGGACACTGAAGCCAGCTATGTCCAGACCCTCACCGGCAACCCGGCCCAACTGGACCTGCCGTTCGGCGACTATGTGGTGACCGTCACAACTGAGGCCTGGGATCAGCCGGTCCAGACCGAGATGAACTTCGCGGCGGAGTCCATCCACAATCTGTCGGTGATGTTCCCGCCCCGTGAGCCGGAGCTGGCCGAATTGACCCTGCGCGCGGTTCTGGACAGCGCAAGCGGTCCGCTGATCGATACCCCGATCACCTGGGAGTTCACGCAAGGTGACGACAGCTTTGAATTCGACGGCAATCCCGGGGTGATGGAAGTCCGCCCCGGCACTTGGACCGTCACCGGCTATCACGCCGCGATGGAGCTGGAGCAATCACAGACGCTGACGCTGGCGGAAGGTCAGCGCGCGACACAGGCCTTTGTTTTTGAAACACCGGCCGCGCCGTTGCCCGCCGCCACAGTCACTGCGCCTGCGCAGGTTGTGGTGGGGTCTGCCTTTGGCGTCAGCTGGATGGCAGAGGGCGCGTTGCAGGAACGGGACTATGTGACCATCGTGCCCGTGGGCGCAGAAGCCGGAGCCTACACAAACTTTGACCGGCTGCAGGGACGGTCTGAGGGACAGTTGCGCGCGCCCGCCGAGCCCGGCCTTTACGAAGTGCGGTTGCAGACCGAGCATGGCAAGGCCGTTCTGGCCATGACCCCGGTCGAGGTTGTCGATGCGTCCGTGAGCGTCTCTGGTCCGGCGCAAGTCGTGATTGGATCGGCCTTCCGGGTGACCTGGGGGGCTGAGGGCCTGCATCCGCGCGACTATGTGACCATCGTCCCAATGGGGGCCGAGGATGGCGCCTATACGAACTACACCCGCCTTGAGGGCAAGACCGAAGGCAGCTTGCGCGCACCCGCCGAAGCCGGGCTCTATGAGCTGCGCTTGCAGATGGAGAATGTCGGTCGTGTTCTTGCCCGCGCGCCCATTGAAGTTGTCGAGGCGGAGGTGACGGTCTCGGCACCCGCGCAGGTTCTGGTCGGCTCTGCCTTCGAGGTCAGCTGGAGCGCCGAAGGGCTGCATCCGCGCGATTATGTCACCATCGTCCCCATGGGTGCTGCCGAGGGGGAGTATACGGATTACGACCGCCTTGAAGGTCAATCCTCCGGCAGCCTGCGTGCGCCGATTGAACCCGGGCTTTATGAAGTTCGCCTACAAATGGAAAATCGTGGCCGTGTCCTCGCGCGCACGCCGGTGGAAGTGGCCGATGGAGAGGTGACGCTGAGCGGCCCCGAGCGCGTCCGGGCAGGTGGTGATGTCGCCGTTTCCTGGACCGGCGCCATCCACCCGCGTGACTATATCACCATCGTTCCTGCGGGAACCGCAGACGGGGAATATGCCGCCTATACGCGTGTTGGCGATGCCTCTCAGGGCAGAATGACGGCCCCGGAAGAGCCCGGTGCCTATGAAATCCGCTATCAGCTTGAAAATGCTGGTCGGGTCATGGCGCGAGCCTCCCTTGAGGTGCTGGCATCGGATGCGGCGCTGGATGACGGCGCCGGTCTGCAAGCGCCTGCCACCGGCAAACCCGGCGAAGTCATCACCGTCAGTTGGACCGGCGGCAATGACAGCGCCGATCAGCGCGTGGCGCTGGCCCGCGCCGATCAGGCCGATTTCAGCTGGATCAGTGCCGAAACGGCCATTGGACGGACAAGCACGCAGATCAGCTTGCCGGATGCACCGGGCCGCTACGAGCTGCGCTTCCTCGATGTGGCAGGACAGGCTGTCCTTGGCCGAAGCATCATCGAAGTCGCGCCCTGA
- a CDS encoding DsbA family protein, producing MSLSRRTLIGSAIGSGMLLAMGPARAQDAEAEVFRREITHDPDQPLLGNPDGDVTLVEFYDYQCPFCRRGHPALLDMVRTDGNIRLVMKDWPIFGASSVHGLQLGLGAAGLGQYGIAHEALMRIGGRRIAAEQMDEAVRLAGVDPAAALAAYAQNEPRWSGLIARNEAQARAIGLQGTPAYLVGWTLLPGAYEIDILRDVIAKERG from the coding sequence ATGAGCCTGTCCCGCAGAACCCTGATCGGATCCGCCATTGGCAGCGGGATGCTGCTGGCGATGGGCCCGGCCCGCGCCCAGGATGCCGAGGCCGAGGTCTTTCGCCGCGAAATCACCCATGATCCGGACCAGCCGTTGCTGGGCAATCCGGATGGGGATGTGACTCTGGTGGAATTCTACGATTATCAGTGCCCCTTTTGCCGCAGGGGGCATCCGGCGCTGCTGGATATGGTGCGGACGGACGGGAATATCCGTCTGGTGATGAAGGACTGGCCGATCTTCGGCGCAAGTTCGGTCCATGGGTTGCAGCTGGGGTTGGGGGCGGCCGGCCTCGGACAATACGGGATTGCACATGAGGCCCTGATGCGGATCGGGGGGCGCCGGATCGCGGCCGAACAGATGGACGAGGCGGTTCGCCTCGCAGGTGTCGATCCTGCCGCTGCCCTGGCCGCCTATGCACAAAACGAGCCGCGCTGGTCGGGGCTGATCGCCCGCAATGAGGCGCAGGCGCGCGCCATTGGCCTGCAGGGCACACCGGCCTATCTGGTGGGCTGGACGCTGCTGCCCGGCGCCTATGAGATCGACATCCTGCGCGATGTGATCGCAAAGGAACGCGGCTGA
- a CDS encoding L,D-transpeptidase — MRRALAGCALLTLAACAPPPPPAPPSAPELPPAIAAQYATVQDGGIEVPAVPAKYLSERTIRREVDYWTDEKPGTVIVDPWQRFLYYVQPGNRAIRYGVAVGDEGRAFSGTAHIPYSRDWPGWRPTENMIREFPGQYAQYRDGLEGGLTNPLGARALYLHKGNRDTFYRIHGTSEMDSIGNATSAGCIRMFHQDVIELETLVRSGARVIVLTEDESGKGTAPPGTPLPQLEPPVIATEGDPA; from the coding sequence ATGAGGCGGGCGCTGGCTGGGTGCGCGCTGCTGACGCTGGCGGCATGTGCGCCCCCGCCTCCGCCCGCACCGCCGTCCGCGCCGGAACTCCCGCCCGCAATCGCGGCGCAATATGCCACAGTGCAGGACGGCGGGATCGAGGTGCCGGCGGTGCCTGCGAAATATCTGAGCGAGCGCACGATCCGGCGCGAGGTGGATTACTGGACGGACGAAAAGCCCGGCACGGTAATCGTCGACCCCTGGCAGCGGTTTCTCTACTATGTGCAGCCCGGCAACCGAGCGATCCGCTATGGTGTGGCCGTGGGTGATGAGGGACGGGCCTTTTCCGGCACCGCCCATATTCCCTATAGCCGCGACTGGCCGGGCTGGCGCCCGACCGAGAACATGATCCGCGAATTCCCCGGGCAATATGCCCAATATCGCGATGGCCTGGAGGGCGGATTGACCAACCCGCTCGGGGCCCGGGCGCTCTATCTGCACAAGGGCAACCGCGACACATTCTATCGCATCCACGGCACATCCGAGATGGATTCGATCGGCAATGCCACCTCGGCCGGCTGCATCCGCATGTTCCATCAGGATGTGATCGAACTGGAAACCCTTGTCCGTTCGGGCGCGCGCGTCATCGTGCTGACCGAAGACGAGAGCGGCAAGGGCACAGCCCCACCCGGAACGCCGCTTCCCCAACTTGAGCCGCCTGTTATTGCCACCGAAGGAGATCCGGCATGA
- a CDS encoding TlpA family protein disulfide reductase produces the protein MGPAIAGWASAAAISGGIAARLGFVVQNATTYLADPLSVFAIWQGGFSPLWGIAGFALATGWHLWRNPDLILPAAASVLFAVGGWNIVWQLTRGEAVALPSGAVLATLSGAPVAPGDWEGRPLVINLWASWCPPCRREMPMMAELAAADTGAEFVFVNQGEGAEAVRRYLSREGIVIAPVLDPTSQLMRHYGSMGLPVTLFIDAQGQLHTAHMGEISRAGLLAGIAAIRTGTE, from the coding sequence ATGGGGCCGGCGATCGCAGGCTGGGCCAGCGCCGCTGCGATCAGCGGGGGTATTGCCGCGCGGCTGGGCTTTGTGGTGCAGAATGCGACGACCTATCTGGCGGATCCCTTGTCCGTTTTTGCGATCTGGCAGGGCGGCTTCAGCCCGCTCTGGGGGATTGCCGGTTTCGCGCTGGCCACCGGCTGGCATCTGTGGCGCAATCCCGATCTGATCCTGCCCGCAGCCGCTTCGGTCCTGTTTGCGGTGGGGGGCTGGAACATCGTCTGGCAATTGACGAGGGGGGAAGCGGTCGCCTTGCCCTCCGGGGCGGTGCTGGCCACCCTGTCGGGGGCTCCGGTCGCCCCCGGTGACTGGGAGGGCAGGCCGCTGGTCATCAACCTCTGGGCCAGCTGGTGCCCGCCCTGTCGGCGCGAAATGCCGATGATGGCGGAACTGGCGGCCGCCGATACCGGCGCGGAGTTCGTTTTCGTCAATCAGGGCGAAGGGGCCGAGGCGGTGCGCCGCTACCTCTCGCGTGAGGGGATCGTGATTGCGCCGGTGCTGGACCCGACCTCGCAGCTGATGCGGCATTACGGCTCGATGGGGCTGCCGGTCACGCTGTTCATCGACGCACAGGGGCAACTCCACACCGCGCATATGGGCGAGATCTCGCGGGCGGGATTGCTGGCTGGCATCGCGGCAATAAGGACCGGGACAGAATGA
- the dsbD gene encoding protein-disulfide reductase DsbD produces the protein MKRTSFLLALAAALLGLVLLLPPAFAQQFSFGAGAGRPLDPEQAFRIELISVEEGRAVIGWQITDGYYLYRDQISAQTTQGAALEVDAPAGQIKDDPGFGRVEVWYGNASVVLPRAGGDIRVTWQGCQEDGICYAPVTSDLSLPPLPVAASGDGAATAIVLAEGGGLLAGLADRGGAGLVLLAFFGFGMALALTPCVFPMVPILAGVLARQGETLTPARGAVLSGSYVLAMAMAFALMGAVAGWSGQNLQMVLQSPWAVGAVAALFVMLALSNFGLFALSLPAAWTARLSGPGRRGSVGSAATLGFTSALIVGPCVTAPLAGAFLYVAQTGDVVLGAAALFMLGLGQGVPLVIAGTFGASVLPRAGAWMEAVRRLFGMLFLGMAIWLAARILPGPPVLALWGLWLTGAAVLLGALDHSSAQAAPQRQPGRSLGVFALIGAGVMAVGAGLGGDDPLRPLAPLTLTGQGGSVAAGPDFAPVTSRGTLASALADSPARPTLIYVTADWCVTCKGIERSVLPDPQLGATLRAMRLLKLDVTDNSPEAQALMRDLAAAGPPTMIFLDAAQREPAGSRLIGTIEAGDVAASAILAKGGL, from the coding sequence ATGAAACGCACGTCTTTTCTCCTTGCGCTTGCCGCTGCCCTTCTGGGCCTTGTGCTCTTGCTTCCCCCGGCGTTTGCCCAGCAGTTTTCCTTTGGCGCGGGGGCGGGTCGCCCGCTTGACCCCGAGCAGGCCTTTCGTATCGAGTTGATCTCGGTCGAGGAGGGGCGGGCGGTGATCGGCTGGCAGATCACAGACGGCTATTACCTTTACCGCGACCAAATCTCTGCGCAAACCACACAGGGTGCGGCGCTGGAGGTCGATGCCCCGGCGGGGCAGATCAAGGATGATCCCGGCTTTGGACGTGTCGAAGTCTGGTATGGAAATGCCTCGGTCGTGCTGCCGCGCGCGGGGGGCGACATCCGTGTCACCTGGCAGGGCTGTCAGGAAGATGGCATCTGCTATGCCCCCGTGACCAGCGACCTGAGCCTGCCTCCGCTGCCGGTGGCGGCCAGCGGTGACGGGGCCGCTACCGCAATAGTGCTGGCGGAAGGCGGCGGCCTGCTTGCCGGATTGGCAGACCGGGGCGGGGCGGGGCTGGTGCTGCTGGCATTTTTCGGCTTTGGCATGGCGCTGGCGCTGACACCTTGCGTTTTTCCGATGGTGCCCATCCTCGCGGGTGTGCTGGCGCGTCAGGGGGAGACCCTGACGCCTGCGCGCGGTGCGGTTCTGTCGGGTTCCTATGTTCTGGCCATGGCCATGGCCTTTGCCCTGATGGGCGCGGTGGCAGGCTGGTCGGGACAGAATTTGCAGATGGTGCTGCAATCGCCCTGGGCGGTGGGCGCGGTGGCGGCATTGTTCGTCATGCTCGCCCTGTCGAATTTCGGGCTGTTTGCGTTGAGCCTGCCTGCCGCCTGGACCGCGCGGCTGTCGGGGCCGGGGCGACGCGGCTCGGTCGGCAGTGCCGCGACGCTTGGCTTCACCTCGGCGCTGATCGTCGGGCCTTGCGTCACCGCGCCGCTGGCGGGGGCGTTTCTCTATGTCGCGCAGACCGGCGATGTGGTGCTCGGGGCGGCGGCCTTGTTCATGCTGGGGCTGGGGCAGGGCGTGCCACTGGTGATTGCCGGCACATTCGGCGCAAGCGTGCTGCCGCGCGCCGGGGCCTGGATGGAGGCTGTTCGGCGGCTGTTCGGCATGCTGTTTCTGGGCATGGCGATCTGGCTGGCGGCACGGATATTGCCGGGGCCGCCGGTGCTGGCGCTTTGGGGGCTGTGGTTGACGGGGGCCGCAGTGTTGCTGGGGGCCCTCGACCATTCTTCGGCGCAGGCGGCACCGCAACGCCAGCCCGGACGCAGCCTTGGGGTCTTTGCGCTGATCGGGGCCGGGGTGATGGCGGTCGGCGCGGGGCTGGGGGGCGATGATCCGCTGCGCCCGCTGGCGCCGCTGACTTTGACCGGCCAAGGCGGGTCCGTCGCCGCCGGTCCGGATTTCGCCCCTGTCACGAGCCGGGGAACCCTTGCCTCAGCGCTGGCCGACAGCCCGGCCCGTCCGACCCTGATCTATGTCACCGCCGACTGGTGCGTCACCTGCAAGGGGATTGAGCGCAGCGTGCTGCCCGATCCGCAGCTTGGCGCGACCCTGCGCGCCATGCGGCTGCTGAAACTGGATGTGACCGATAACAGCCCCGAGGCGCAGGCGCTGATGCGTGATCTGGCCGCCGCCGGGCCGCCGACGATGATCTTTCTGGATGCCGCTCAGCGCGAGCCCGCAGGCAGCCGCCTGATCGGCACGATCGAGGCCGGTGATGTGGCGGCCTCGGCCATCCTGGCGAAAGGGGGGCTGTGA
- a CDS encoding DsbA family protein: MKRRDFAAFGLASGLALTLSPRPGQAGGNPMPGELRKAIERPPFAPVLGNAAGDITLTEFFDYNCPHCRTTVPEIRKLIGSDPDLRVVLREWPIFGEGSEFCARASLAALKQRKYWEFHSGLMAIKGRADEASAMRIASAIGPDEARLRRDMVGADVEEHIAETMALGDHMGLMGTPTFIAGNDGLFGKQSAADLARLMARARQDLS; this comes from the coding sequence ATGAAACGACGTGACTTCGCGGCCTTCGGGCTTGCCTCAGGACTGGCCCTGACCCTTTCGCCGCGTCCGGGACAAGCCGGAGGCAACCCAATGCCGGGGGAACTGCGCAAGGCCATCGAGCGGCCCCCATTCGCCCCGGTTCTTGGCAATGCAGCTGGCGATATCACCCTGACCGAGTTCTTTGACTACAATTGCCCGCATTGCCGCACGACCGTCCCTGAGATCCGCAAGCTGATCGGCAGCGACCCGGACCTGCGCGTGGTCTTGCGTGAATGGCCGATCTTCGGAGAAGGATCGGAGTTTTGTGCGCGGGCATCGCTGGCGGCGCTGAAGCAACGGAAATACTGGGAATTCCATAGCGGTTTGATGGCGATCAAAGGCCGTGCCGATGAAGCATCTGCGATGAGAATTGCGAGCGCCATCGGGCCGGACGAGGCCCGTCTGCGGCGCGACATGGTTGGCGCTGACGTTGAAGAGCATATCGCCGAAACCATGGCACTTGGCGACCATATGGGTCTGATGGGAACGCCCACCTTCATTGCCGGAAATGACGGTCTCTTTGGCAAGCAATCGGCTGCCGATCTTGCGCGCCTGATGGCCAGGGCCCGCCAGGATCTGTCCTGA